Within the Gordonia westfalica genome, the region GTTTCCGCAGATCGGCCTCGACCAGGACGACCCTCTTGCCTGACTCGGCGAAGGCCGCAGCGAGGTTCACCGCTGTTGTCGTCTTTCCTTCTCCCGGGTTGGCACTGGTCACGAGAATTCGTCGGGCAGGCGTATCAACGCTTACGAAGCCGAGATTGACCCGCAATCGTCTGTACGCCTCACCCGTTGGACTCGCCCCCGCTGGAGCGAAATCGAGGAGAACCTTGTCCTGCAAAGACGAGTCGACCGGAACTGCGCACAAAGACGAAGTCATGGGCAACAACTCGGTCACGTCTGACTCGGTCCGCAGACGCGTGTCCAGTCGATGGCGTGCCAACACGATGAATAGACCCAGCAGAAGCCCAAGTCCGAGTCCTGCGGCCAGGTTTCGTTTCGTCCTCGGTGAGACCGGAATGTCGCTGATCATCGCCGGACTGACGACCGTGACCTTCGCCAACGGATCGCCGCCGGAACTGGGGGTCTCGAGCACACTGACGTACTGGACAAGTGAATCCGCAACTCTGTTCGCAAGGTTGCTGGCAATCACCGGATCTGCGTTCGTTGCATTCACGGTCAAGAGGACAGTTTCGACCGAGGTGTAGGCGGACACGTCTTCGCGCGCATCTTTGACAGACATGTCGATGCCGGAATCTTTCAGCGCCGTACTGAGAACCGCTTCGGAATCAACCAGACGCACATAAGAGGCAACACGTTGCTGCGAAGCCAGCGACCCTTGATAGGCGTTCTGCACTGTCGCCTCGGTCCCTGACGTCACGTACAGCATGGCGGACGAGCGATATTGGGGAGTCTGAGTCAGGCTCACCCCGACGGCCGCCACTCCCCCGACCAAGGCACAAAGCCCGACAATCCACCAGCCATCGCGTACTACGCGAAATAGCACTCTCAGTCTGTCCGCCGCCGACGCGGTGTCCACAGCTTCAGTTTGGTTCACAGTGTGCCTGCCTCAGTAGTGGCTCGGACTCTTCGAGCCGGTCGACCTGACTGATATCGGGCGATACGCCTGTTTTCGAAACATCTACCCGATCCGGTTTCGTGCCTATATCAACGCGGGGGTGCGAGGCATGCCGATACTAGCGAGAAGCTCATCCTCGTACGCTCCACAAACTCCGTCCCACGTAAAGTGTTCTTGCTGACGGAGTTTCGCAGACCTACCCAGTCGCGTGCGAGTGGATTCGTCGGCGACCACCTCGGTCAGCGCTGCTGCAATCGCACCGGGCTCCGCCGGCGTGAACACTCCTGCGTCGCCGAGGACCTCCCGGTTGAATTTCGTATCACGGGCAATAATCGGCACCCCACAGGCCATCGCTTGGACAAGCGCCGGATTAGTACCGCCAACACTATGTCCGTGGAAATACGCTCCGCAGTTCTGCCACAAAGCAAGTAGCTCGTCATCGTTGGATATGTGACCAAACCAACTCACACTCTCGCACGCGTCGGCGACCGCTGCAACTTGCTCTTCGATCTCTCCGCCGTACCCAGATGAGCCTACTATCACCACTTTCTGACTCTCTGGCAGCCTCTCAACCGCGGCGATGAACTCACCTACAGAGTTCTCCGGGACAAATCGCGCAACGTACAAGATGTATTCACCAGGTCTAAAACCCCGTACGGGAGCCAAATCGCCGGTCTCGGTGCCACCGTACGGGATGTACGCGCCCACCCGCGCAAACTCACTCACCCACCGGTCGCGAATGGCCAAGGAGTCACACACAATGCGGTCTGCGTAGCGGGCCGTCAAAGAGGCTCCAGTCCGGAATACCCGTTTCGCCAGGCCTCCCCATTTCTGACGCTCCCATTCGATGCCGTCCACGTTCAGAACGATCGGAATGCCACGAGCTCTCAAGAACGGCAACCAGTATCCGTTGGCAACATTCATCACCAGTGCAACGTCGACGTTGCGGAATGCGGCGTCGACAGAACTCGTCAATCCGTACGAAAGAGTACTCAACGACTTGTTCTCGATACCCGGTGAAAACACCTGGAGGACCGCGTCTTCTTCCTCGCCCGCTGCGAAGCGATCGACACCGGGGCGACAGTAGACAACCACGTCCCAACCGCGTTCGGTCAGGAACGGCACCAGCTTCCTGATGAGCGTCTCAAATCCGCCGTAGTAGCTCGGATAGCCGCGGGTGCCGACGATCGCGACGGTCGGTCTGGTTCGAGTTTCCATAGGTCAGTCCTCCGACTTGTGTGCGATGAGAGCCGCAGATTGCTGCGCGCTCGCACTCAGCTCTGAGATTCGGTCCGAAATTCGGGCGACAGAGTTGTTGATGGTCAGTTGCAGGGCGTTCTCGTGAACGTGCTCAGCAACCCGTCTGAGTAGATCCGGATCGTCTAGTAGGCGACGCACTACGCGAGCCCACTCGGTCGCATCGGCGGAGTCGACAATGCACAGCTCAGCGACCTCGGGGTCGGTCACGAGCAGCCGGGCTGCTCCGTAACGGTCGCCGATAACTACCGGCAAGCCGGCCAAGCTCGCCTCGACAGCACTACGCCCGAACGCCTCGCGATAGGAAGTTCCCACGAAAAGTGAAGCACCGGACCACATCTGATCTGGCGTTGCCCAGCCCATCACCTCGCAGCGCCCGGATACTGAGGCCTGGAGCTGCCCGCGCATCGGTCCGTCACCGTAGATTCGGCCGCTGTGCCCACTCAAAGTGCATATCTCGGCGAACAACTCGGGGCGCTTGTCGACGTCGAGACGTCCCGCCCAGACCAACGGTCCGGCGGCGTCCGTACTCGTGTTCATTCTCGGCAGCGCCTTGATGCCCGCCCGGACGATACGCGGTTTGGCCCACGGCCTGACGTCCTCAGCAAGAGTCTCCGTGGTGACCCAAACTTCTCGTGCACGACGCAGGGCGACCGTTTCGAGGACACGCATTGTCTGCCGTCTCGCCTCCGATTGCTCTCCTCGCGCCGGCCACGGGAGTCCACGGATGTATGCGATCCACGTTGATCTGCTGCGACGTCCCGCCATGGTGTCGATGAAGAGCGCCATGTCGGACTGGGTGATCAATGTGACCACCCAGTCAGCACGTGCGTAGTTCTCATCAGAGGCGAGCATTTCCCGGATCTCCGACACAACGGGGAGTCCATGCAGATGTAGGTCCTCGGTGGAAACTGCCGAATGCTCGCGGACCGTTCCAGGCGCGTCAGGTCTCATCCCGAGCGTTCCGGTCCAGGGCATTCCGTCTCGCTGCGCCTGTTCGATGAGGTCGAACAGCGAGTTGTACACACCACTTCTGGCCATGAGCGGTGCCGCGACGAAGTGAACCCGGACGTTCTGACCAAACACGGATGTCACCGCCCCAGCAGTTCGAGAACGAACTGTGCCTTGTATCGCCAAGTGACGGATTCAGGGATATTCGCGGGGATTCGGGCCGGACGCTTCTCGCCACCGAGATGCCCAGACAACCAATCGTGATGGCCGTCGGCGTCGACGACGAACACGCCGTCGTCCAGCTTGCGATTGCTTGTTCCGAGTACTG harbors:
- a CDS encoding polysaccharide biosynthesis tyrosine autokinase; translation: MNQTEAVDTASAADRLRVLFRVVRDGWWIVGLCALVGGVAAVGVSLTQTPQYRSSAMLYVTSGTEATVQNAYQGSLASQQRVASYVRLVDSEAVLSTALKDSGIDMSVKDAREDVSAYTSVETVLLTVNATNADPVIASNLANRVADSLVQYVSVLETPSSGGDPLAKVTVVSPAMISDIPVSPRTKRNLAAGLGLGLLLGLFIVLARHRLDTRLRTESDVTELLPMTSSLCAVPVDSSLQDKVLLDFAPAGASPTGEAYRRLRVNLGFVSVDTPARRILVTSANPGEGKTTTAVNLAAAFAESGKRVVLVEADLRKPSASQRMRLTNSIGLTDYLRGGVENVADVIQQSSTPGVDVLASGPVPPNPAELLASQRTGRCFAELEETYDLVIVDSGPVMPVTDAVELTKWVDGVVLVVRAGSTKRSDLTSTYAELQRAQATILGFVVNGVSDRERSYRYGYYGEAVDPDGRDQGPAVIAHASSDAVREEPDNGRPIYR
- a CDS encoding glycosyltransferase, whose product is METRTRPTVAIVGTRGYPSYYGGFETLIRKLVPFLTERGWDVVVYCRPGVDRFAAGEEEDAVLQVFSPGIENKSLSTLSYGLTSSVDAAFRNVDVALVMNVANGYWLPFLRARGIPIVLNVDGIEWERQKWGGLAKRVFRTGASLTARYADRIVCDSLAIRDRWVSEFARVGAYIPYGGTETGDLAPVRGFRPGEYILYVARFVPENSVGEFIAAVERLPESQKVVIVGSSGYGGEIEEQVAAVADACESVSWFGHISNDDELLALWQNCGAYFHGHSVGGTNPALVQAMACGVPIIARDTKFNREVLGDAGVFTPAEPGAIAAALTEVVADESTRTRLGRSAKLRQQEHFTWDGVCGAYEDELLASIGMPRTPALI
- a CDS encoding glycosyltransferase family 4 protein, producing the protein MTSVFGQNVRVHFVAAPLMARSGVYNSLFDLIEQAQRDGMPWTGTLGMRPDAPGTVREHSAVSTEDLHLHGLPVVSEIREMLASDENYARADWVVTLITQSDMALFIDTMAGRRSRSTWIAYIRGLPWPARGEQSEARRQTMRVLETVALRRAREVWVTTETLAEDVRPWAKPRIVRAGIKALPRMNTSTDAAGPLVWAGRLDVDKRPELFAEICTLSGHSGRIYGDGPMRGQLQASVSGRCEVMGWATPDQMWSGASLFVGTSYREAFGRSAVEASLAGLPVVIGDRYGAARLLVTDPEVAELCIVDSADATEWARVVRRLLDDPDLLRRVAEHVHENALQLTINNSVARISDRISELSASAQQSAALIAHKSED